The following proteins come from a genomic window of Gallus gallus isolate bGalGal1 chromosome 22, bGalGal1.mat.broiler.GRCg7b, whole genome shotgun sequence:
- the LOC124417064 gene encoding uncharacterized protein LOC124417064, with protein MKFAVVLALLGVLLAPTLAEENDRRANGEGPHLPPPHEEGARHPHFSLRDEGPHQPPSDESPHQPRLGENPHYLIRRGYPHLPHRPPHSAFPFHSRPYFGTHRFAIRPPMHPNNWQTVWDTKTGFIATKVLGKNTCIISKADTGFNGFEGATSPGFLPPIEHRYVISNNRLLNLYPYGARIQRLCSGVPTYFAFPSPASNFLEDDASCIRNMFRNMYLVYCNL; from the exons ATGAAGTTCGCT GTTGTGCTTGCTCTCCTTGGAGTTCTCCTGGCTCCAACCCTTGCCGAGGAG aacGACAGGAGGGCCAACGGTGAAGGTCCACACCTTCCTCCACCCCATGAGGAAGGTGCACGCCATCCACACTTTTCACTCCGTGATGAAGGTCCACACCAGCCACCCAGTGATGAAAGTCCACACCAGCCACGCCTTGGTGAAAATCCACACTATCTAATCCGCCGTGGATATCCACACCTTCCACACCGTCCACCCCACAGTGCATTTCCATTCCATTCACGCCCTTATTTTGGCACACATAGGTTTGCCATCAGGCCACCCATGCACCCTAATAACTGGCAAACCGTCTGGGATACCAAGACT ggCTTCATCGCAACCAAGGTACTGGGAAAAAACACCTGCATCATTAGCAAAGCTGACACAGGATTTAATGGATTTGAG GGAGCTACCTCCCCTGGGTTCCTTCCACCCATAGAGCATCGTTACGTGATCTCAAACAACAGACTCCTGAACCTGTACCCATATGGAGCACGCATTCAAAGACTGTGCAGTGGAGTTCCCACTTACTTTGCTTTCCCATCTCCTG CGTCCAACTTCTTAGAGGATGATGCCTCATGCATCAGAAATATGTTCAGAAACATGTATCTCGTTTACTGCAACTTATAA
- the GKN2 gene encoding gastrokine-2: MKAFAAILILLGVFWTQTSALESYLLPAPNNEYVTGSMTIDNKKNYADVHVRSGLYSSDTIFDYQHGYIATRLFSRNACFIMKIDEASIPELQEIGRQAFERQTMKKIYSPRVMWVQFQSGNAMFGSIREWLRYGRPIEQLCKGLPLYKLTKSEPLTNSNSCASAGIPSILGINICERLRENY, translated from the exons atgaaggcattt GCTGCAATTCTCATTTTGCTGGGAGTCTTCTGGACTCAAACTTCTGCTTTGGAG AGTTATCTCCTGCCAGCACCTAACAATGAGTATGTCACCGGGTCTATGACCATTGACAACAAGAAGAACTATGCTGATGTCCATGTCCGATCTGGCTTGTACTCCTCTGACACCATTTTTGACTACCAGCAC GGATATATTGCAACAAGGCTGTTTTCACGAAATGCTTGCTTTATCATGAAAATTGATGAGGCTTCCATCCCCGAGCTGCAAGAGATTGGACGCCAGGCTTTTGAGAGACAG actatgaagaaaatttattctccaagaGTGATGTGGGTACAGTTTCAATCTGGTAATGCCATGTTTGGGAGTATCAGAGAGTGGCTTCGCTATGGTAGACCCATTGAGCAACTCTGCAAGGGTCTCCCTCTCTACAAGCTTACAAAGAGTGAAC cacTGACTAATTCCAATAGCTGTGCCAGTGCAGGAATTCCATCCATCTTGGGCATTAATATCTGTGAAAGACTCAGAGAGAACTACTGA